One Desulfovibrio sp. genomic window carries:
- a CDS encoding HyaD/HybD family hydrogenase maturation endopeptidase gives MKILVMGIGNTLLGDEGVGVYALRELESRSWPEGVEFLDGGIFSQDFFHLYQDYAWLVVLDCVKAGGKPGELHRLGEADLAKASRQAVGVHDFGMLDSLTFAEVLGGQRPSLVVLGVEPGEIGWFEGLTPAVAEALPRLVDAATREIRTLLDGVVQNG, from the coding sequence ATGAAGATTCTCGTCATGGGCATAGGAAACACGCTGTTGGGCGACGAAGGGGTGGGCGTGTACGCCCTGCGCGAGCTGGAATCGCGCTCATGGCCGGAGGGGGTGGAATTCCTGGACGGAGGCATTTTCAGCCAGGACTTCTTCCACCTCTACCAGGACTACGCCTGGCTGGTGGTGCTTGACTGCGTGAAGGCCGGAGGTAAGCCTGGAGAGCTTCACCGGCTGGGCGAGGCCGATCTGGCCAAGGCCAGCCGTCAGGCTGTGGGCGTGCACGACTTCGGCATGCTCGATTCGCTCACCTTTGCCGAGGTGTTGGGCGGGCAGCGGCCCAGCCTGGTGGTTCTCGGCGTGGAGCCCGGGGAGATTGGCTGGTTCGAAGGCCTGACCCCTGCCGTTGCCGAAGCTTTGCCCCGTCTTGTGGACGCTGCGACCCGCGAAATACGTACGCTCCTGGACGGCGTGGTGCAAAACGGGTAA
- a CDS encoding efflux RND transporter periplasmic adaptor subunit, producing MKIILALVLAVLVLPGCEKKKDAPALRPVAVGVAKVERKDAPLTVAGVGHVIAMRTVSVQPQVTGKLEKLHFLEGALVREGQLLANIDSQPFVAALGQAKGNLDRDWATAVQAGRDYVRYKDLVRQEVVSVDDYEQKLTAFDTGWQQVKADQAALETARINLNYCSIFSPVTGVTGYQQVKPGNTVSAYTSTMVTINQIQPVLVRFSVSEGDLALVRRYYGKEVIPASAKPPKEEQDLKEKGFLTAIDNAIDQQTGMISLQAQFENQSLALWPGQFVNVVATLAVDKDQTVIPSDAVMNRQDGSFVFVVSQNSTAEMRKVTTGRTVGRKEVVILDGVSPGETVITEGVIRVAPGGPVTVRQPGTGQPEAQTGAGK from the coding sequence GTGAAGATCATTCTGGCATTGGTTCTGGCTGTCCTCGTCTTGCCGGGCTGTGAGAAGAAAAAGGATGCTCCAGCCTTGAGGCCGGTTGCGGTCGGCGTGGCCAAGGTTGAACGCAAGGACGCCCCCCTCACCGTGGCCGGAGTGGGCCATGTGATCGCCATGCGCACGGTGTCCGTGCAGCCCCAGGTCACCGGCAAGCTGGAGAAACTGCACTTCCTGGAAGGGGCCCTGGTGCGCGAGGGCCAGCTGCTGGCCAACATCGACTCCCAGCCTTTCGTGGCGGCGCTTGGCCAGGCCAAGGGCAACCTGGACCGGGATTGGGCCACGGCCGTCCAGGCCGGACGCGATTACGTGCGCTACAAGGACCTTGTGCGCCAGGAAGTGGTGAGCGTCGACGATTACGAACAGAAGCTCACCGCGTTCGACACGGGCTGGCAGCAGGTCAAGGCCGACCAGGCCGCCCTGGAAACAGCCCGCATCAACCTCAATTATTGCAGCATCTTTTCTCCGGTCACCGGCGTCACCGGATACCAGCAGGTGAAGCCGGGCAACACGGTGAGCGCCTACACCTCCACCATGGTCACCATAAACCAGATCCAGCCCGTGCTGGTGCGCTTCTCGGTGAGCGAGGGGGACCTGGCCCTGGTACGCCGCTATTACGGCAAGGAGGTTATCCCCGCCTCGGCCAAGCCGCCCAAGGAGGAACAGGACCTCAAGGAGAAAGGCTTTCTCACCGCCATAGACAACGCCATCGATCAGCAGACAGGCATGATAAGCCTCCAGGCCCAGTTCGAGAATCAGTCCCTGGCCTTGTGGCCTGGCCAGTTCGTGAACGTCGTCGCCACTCTGGCCGTGGACAAGGACCAGACCGTGATACCCTCGGACGCGGTCATGAACCGCCAGGACGGCTCCTTCGTGTTCGTGGTTTCGCAGAATTCAACTGCGGAGATGCGCAAAGTGACCACCGGTCGCACCGTGGGCAGGAAGGAGGTGGTGATCCTGGATGGTGTGTCTCCCGGCGAAACGGTGATCACCGAAGGCGTCATCCGGGTTGCCCCTGGCGGGCCAGTCACCGTGCGCCAGCCCGGAACCGGACAGCCCGAAGCCCAGACCGGGGCCGGTAAATGA
- a CDS encoding efflux RND transporter permease subunit, with product MTDLFIKRPIATALITFGLMFLGITAYNALPVSEMPAIDFPTIQVSASLPGADPETMASSVATPLEKQFSTIAGITSMNSVNTLGQSTIVLQFELSRNMDGAGSDVQTAISAASGYLPPNLPNPPTYQKVNPADVPVLYIGMRSKTLPLYKLTDFAKTFVSQRISMVAGVAQVAIYGDQTYAPRIQVNPDKLAAYNLSINQVADAVQAQNVNLPTGSLYGEMKLFTIKAKGMLMNAKHYLNQIVAWRSGKPIRLSDVGTAIDSTINDKNASYHNQDPSLTIAVRRQPGTNTIKLVDEIKALLPAIQATLPQSIEFEVMYDRSQTIRESVQDVKLTMALAVALVVVVVFLFLKNLRATVIASLALPAALIGTFAVMKQMGFSLDNLSLMALTLAVGFIVDDAIVMLENIVRHMEMGKPPMQASLEGARQIGFTIVSMTLSLAVVFVPIMFMAGILGRILNELAVTITIAILVSGFVTLSFTPMLCSQFLRHGSVGHSGRFFGALERAYEKSLRYLLKHRFATLMASFGILGMTLWLFTKVPTGFIPTTDSGFIFGYAMAEQSASFETMKKRILNVAGLVAENTSVHKVVGIVGVGGPNTSMNNAAFFTLVKPAHERKDNIDTVLAQLRQKVSGVNDLRIFMFNPPAIQIGGRSTRALYQFTLLSPEVDKLYEHARKFEGLMRALPELRDVNSDMQIDGPQVLLRIDRDKAASLGVSAKAIETALWSAYGARQISNIYATTDTYRVVIEVQPEFQLDPELLSKLYVQPDLEENKDKNKDKLIQLNNLVAIEQTVGPITVNHTGQLTSATISFNTAPGYSLSHAVAAIEALAAKELPGEVSKTFEGQATAFRESAASVPFLLLLAIVVIYIILGVLYESFVHPITILSGLPSAALGGLLTLLIFGRELDLYGFVGIIMLIGIVKKNAIMVIDFAIESEKSGKSAYDAVFEGCITRFRPIMMTTVAAIAGILPIAMAYGSGGEARQPLGLAVAGGLAISQVVTLFLTPVVYTYLDELQGWMKKRYGK from the coding sequence ATGACCGACCTGTTTATCAAGCGCCCCATAGCCACGGCGCTTATCACCTTCGGCCTGATGTTTCTGGGCATAACGGCGTACAACGCCTTGCCGGTGTCCGAGATGCCGGCCATCGATTTTCCCACCATTCAGGTCAGCGCGTCCCTGCCCGGTGCGGACCCGGAGACCATGGCCTCCTCAGTGGCCACGCCCTTGGAGAAACAGTTCTCCACCATCGCCGGGATCACCTCCATGAACTCGGTGAACACCCTGGGCCAGTCCACCATCGTCTTGCAGTTCGAACTGTCGCGTAACATGGACGGTGCTGGTTCGGACGTGCAGACAGCGATTTCGGCGGCGTCAGGCTATCTGCCGCCCAACCTGCCGAATCCGCCCACCTACCAGAAAGTGAATCCGGCGGACGTGCCCGTTCTCTATATCGGCATGCGATCCAAGACATTGCCGCTCTACAAGCTTACCGACTTCGCCAAGACCTTCGTGTCCCAGCGCATCTCCATGGTGGCCGGCGTGGCCCAGGTGGCCATTTACGGCGACCAGACCTACGCCCCGCGCATCCAGGTGAACCCGGACAAGCTGGCCGCCTATAACCTTTCCATCAACCAGGTGGCCGACGCGGTTCAGGCCCAGAACGTCAATCTGCCCACCGGATCGCTCTACGGCGAGATGAAGCTCTTCACCATCAAGGCCAAGGGCATGCTGATGAATGCCAAGCACTACCTGAACCAGATAGTGGCCTGGCGCTCCGGAAAACCCATCCGCCTCTCAGACGTTGGAACCGCCATCGATTCAACCATCAACGACAAGAACGCCTCCTACCACAATCAAGACCCATCGCTCACCATCGCGGTGCGCCGCCAGCCAGGCACCAACACCATAAAACTGGTGGACGAGATAAAGGCCCTGCTGCCTGCCATTCAGGCCACGCTGCCGCAGTCCATTGAGTTCGAGGTGATGTACGACCGCTCCCAGACCATCCGGGAGTCGGTTCAGGACGTGAAGCTCACCATGGCCCTGGCCGTGGCCCTGGTGGTCGTGGTGGTGTTCTTGTTTTTGAAAAACCTGCGCGCCACGGTGATAGCGAGCCTGGCCCTGCCTGCTGCCCTTATCGGCACCTTCGCGGTGATGAAGCAGATGGGGTTTTCCCTGGACAACCTTTCGCTCATGGCCCTGACCCTGGCCGTGGGCTTCATCGTGGACGACGCCATCGTCATGCTGGAGAACATCGTCCGGCACATGGAGATGGGCAAGCCTCCCATGCAGGCCTCCCTGGAGGGCGCCCGGCAGATCGGCTTCACCATCGTCTCCATGACCTTGTCCCTTGCCGTGGTGTTCGTGCCAATCATGTTCATGGCGGGCATTCTCGGGAGAATCCTCAACGAACTGGCCGTCACCATAACCATAGCCATTCTTGTTTCGGGCTTTGTGACGCTCTCGTTCACGCCCATGCTGTGCAGCCAGTTTCTGCGCCACGGCTCGGTTGGGCATTCGGGCCGCTTCTTTGGCGCGCTGGAGCGGGCCTACGAGAAAAGCCTGCGTTATCTTCTGAAGCACCGTTTCGCCACGCTCATGGCCAGCTTCGGCATACTTGGGATGACGCTCTGGCTCTTCACCAAGGTTCCCACGGGTTTTATTCCCACCACGGATTCTGGCTTTATTTTCGGCTACGCCATGGCCGAGCAGAGCGCTTCCTTCGAAACAATGAAGAAGCGCATCCTAAACGTTGCCGGACTGGTGGCGGAAAACACCAGCGTGCACAAAGTGGTGGGCATCGTGGGAGTTGGCGGACCCAACACGTCCATGAACAATGCGGCCTTCTTCACCTTGGTAAAGCCAGCCCACGAGCGAAAGGACAATATCGACACCGTGCTCGCCCAGCTTCGCCAGAAGGTCTCTGGCGTGAACGATCTGCGCATTTTCATGTTCAACCCGCCAGCCATCCAGATCGGCGGGCGCAGCACCCGCGCTCTTTACCAGTTCACGCTTCTTTCGCCTGAAGTGGACAAACTCTACGAACACGCCAGGAAGTTCGAAGGACTGATGCGGGCATTGCCCGAATTACGAGATGTGAACTCTGACATGCAGATCGACGGCCCCCAGGTTCTTTTGCGCATCGACAGGGACAAGGCGGCCAGCCTCGGTGTCTCGGCCAAGGCCATTGAGACGGCCCTCTGGTCCGCCTATGGCGCGCGCCAGATATCGAACATCTACGCCACCACGGACACCTACCGGGTGGTCATAGAGGTTCAGCCGGAGTTCCAGCTGGATCCTGAGCTTCTCTCCAAGCTTTACGTCCAGCCGGACCTGGAAGAGAACAAAGACAAGAACAAGGACAAGCTGATCCAGCTGAACAATCTGGTGGCCATCGAGCAGACCGTTGGCCCCATCACGGTGAACCACACCGGCCAGCTCACCTCGGCCACCATCTCCTTCAATACCGCCCCTGGCTATTCCTTAAGCCACGCCGTGGCCGCCATCGAAGCCCTGGCAGCCAAGGAGCTTCCCGGGGAGGTGAGCAAAACCTTCGAGGGACAGGCCACCGCCTTCCGGGAGTCCGCTGCCAGCGTGCCTTTTCTGCTGCTTCTGGCCATCGTGGTCATCTATATCATTCTGGGAGTGCTCTACGAGAGTTTCGTGCACCCCATCACCATCCTCTCGGGCCTGCCGTCGGCCGCCCTTGGAGGTCTGTTGACGCTTCTGATCTTCGGGCGCGAGCTGGACCTCTACGGGTTCGTGGGCATCATCATGCTCATAGGCATCGTGAAGAAGAACGCCATCATGGTCATCGACTTCGCCATCGAATCCGAGAAGAGCGGAAAATCCGCCTACGACGCGGTGTTCGAGGGCTGCATCACCCGTTTCAGGCCCATCATGATGACCACCGTGGCCGCCATTGCCGGCATCCTGCCCATCGCCATGGCCTACGGCTCCGGCGGAGAGGCGCGCCAGCCGCTGGGGTTGGCCGTTGCCGGCGGCCTGGCCATATCCCAGGTGGTCACCTTGTTTCTGACCCCGGTGGTGTACACCTATCTGGACGAACTCCAGGGATGGATGAAAAAACGCTACGGAAAGTAG
- a CDS encoding delta(1)-pyrroline-2-carboxylate reductase family protein, with amino-acid sequence MRIFDAAATASMLPYVPLSESIAKVLAGKASGAVCSPARLSMPLPDGGVLLLMPAADQDLAVTKLITVCPGNSEKGLPLIMGEVVVMRADTGERLGVLDGPEVTARRTAAASLLAAERLAPNTDGPLLVVGAGVQALSHALAFTSGLGVGEVFVCSRSRGSADALADRLRAAGLVAWSVGHPEEVLDKTPLIVTATTSPVPVIPAKVRQDAFIAAVGSFSPKQAEIPAELVRRCQLFVDDLDAARSEAGDLILADVEWKEVTPLELVPERLELPGPVFYKAVGFAALDLAAARLAFPR; translated from the coding sequence ATGCGTATTTTCGATGCGGCGGCCACGGCCTCCATGCTGCCCTATGTTCCCCTTTCCGAATCCATAGCCAAGGTCCTGGCAGGCAAGGCCAGTGGAGCCGTATGCTCCCCGGCGCGTTTAAGCATGCCTTTGCCGGATGGCGGAGTGTTGCTGTTGATGCCCGCCGCTGACCAGGATCTGGCCGTGACCAAGCTGATAACGGTGTGTCCCGGCAATTCAGAGAAGGGGCTGCCGCTCATCATGGGCGAGGTGGTGGTGATGCGCGCGGACACCGGCGAGCGCCTTGGAGTGCTGGACGGCCCCGAGGTAACGGCCCGGCGTACCGCAGCGGCATCGCTTCTGGCTGCGGAGCGCTTGGCCCCGAACACCGATGGCCCGCTCCTGGTGGTGGGAGCCGGAGTGCAGGCCCTGTCGCACGCCTTGGCATTTACATCAGGCCTTGGAGTGGGGGAGGTGTTCGTGTGCTCGCGTTCGAGAGGCTCGGCCGACGCCCTGGCTGATCGGTTGCGCGCTGCGGGTCTTGTGGCGTGGAGCGTGGGTCATCCGGAAGAGGTGTTGGACAAAACGCCGCTCATTGTCACCGCAACCACCAGCCCCGTACCGGTGATTCCGGCAAAGGTCCGCCAGGACGCGTTTATCGCGGCAGTGGGATCTTTCAGTCCCAAGCAGGCTGAAATACCGGCTGAGCTGGTGCGCCGCTGCCAACTGTTCGTGGACGACCTGGATGCGGCCAGGTCCGAGGCTGGGGATCTGATCCTGGCAGATGTGGAATGGAAGGAAGTGACCCCTCTTGAACTCGTGCCGGAGCGGCTTGAATTGCCTGGGCCGGTATTCTACAAGGCCGTCGGCTTCGCAGCTCTCGATTTGGCCGCGGCCAGGCTGGCTTTTCCTAGATAA
- a CDS encoding glycosyltransferase family 39 protein: MHQDNSSRIWGIAVVSVTLLAFALRLTGIDGPSFKIWDDFFALRLAIKDYGAIIHTLMHQPFDAYQEFQPPLYYFFVHAFLEFGKTDTLARLTGVLAGTLTIPAVYCLGRRLLGRSTGLVAALLLAVNVYHIEYSQQIRNYVLFLCLASWAMNFFAAWLLERTRGALFGYSLCTALMLYTSYMSTVVVATQMALWLVFFVQDARSGFGRALMAQTPFIAAAVLAGIAFLPWLPIYKNIYAVLSGIIGSSRPPLWETLSVTFREFSSYYCENLGYPEMTVPFLALALVGIWMALRTRACPAAILLAWMVITMVFVLGFNRQGLHVRTRHLIAVLPVFILFVAHPVGSLFGRSRRPRLGVTAALAVVIALNVFNFRALPFFYRREDDRLKDLCYTMATFKRDTDRQFFWGSDSKWFPDVNEIVQNWYLPGVFKRPDQDFSREYMRAWVVSAPSARQDLDAMGSVIVLGRRGYAEYSLAGIVNTSPLVLGFDQNGRFLHRETFASPLSFGLLHDLNNIVLDKGRAILRDLTGPGQATWAFTLQEGASVASVRVDFTAIFLADVSGVPDSSVTVSAAGPDGDFTSLAKFPFRELAASQNFDGKQLVLTSGVDVPRALCREGLRLRLEMDPGQDLGTISVTSVTISATGQACTSARKSQARTQLEHAMSNTLVAPALASANSYEASSPASANVLPGFVNAGRPVKDSIPMGKPLRVFTTLECDPFDPTRIGGSAALAAFREGHPGLNPVLTLEDGDVRYFLYDPALAVPALPVPGRYVLDASTSTSLTRSVSAWGLMPGAAVSLDGNVLPLASAGKEPAYVELDGSGLGRLVLTPIFAKGGPVAPGVAEAVGVKQKTDEDCLTCVDAKPCHLIYKLSAPGGFTSLTLRAYPRVFGDWRLKNGWQASISTDGRVFKRLDSLTSNASGRWDGWRVPRTSGKKWALPPHDIYLRFDLSGDGVQLWSSTDFPILIQADCMPGGVVLPSPSSTLDALGQNGAVQLLDAPMFDAKHLLRSN, from the coding sequence ATGCACCAAGACAATTCTTCTCGCATTTGGGGTATTGCCGTTGTTTCGGTGACCCTCTTAGCCTTTGCATTGCGCCTGACAGGGATTGACGGGCCATCCTTCAAAATATGGGATGATTTCTTTGCACTACGCCTGGCGATTAAGGACTATGGAGCCATTATCCATACCTTGATGCACCAGCCCTTCGACGCATATCAGGAATTCCAGCCGCCTTTGTATTATTTTTTTGTGCATGCCTTCCTTGAGTTCGGTAAAACTGACACTCTTGCTCGACTCACGGGCGTGCTGGCCGGAACATTGACCATCCCTGCCGTCTACTGCCTGGGCCGCAGATTGCTAGGAAGGAGTACTGGCTTGGTGGCGGCGCTTCTTCTGGCCGTAAACGTCTACCACATCGAGTACAGTCAACAGATAAGGAACTATGTCCTGTTTCTATGTCTGGCCTCCTGGGCCATGAATTTTTTCGCTGCCTGGCTTCTGGAACGCACCCGGGGAGCGCTTTTTGGCTACTCACTCTGCACCGCCTTGATGCTCTACACCTCATACATGTCCACGGTTGTCGTGGCGACTCAGATGGCGTTGTGGTTGGTCTTTTTCGTCCAGGATGCACGTAGCGGTTTCGGCCGAGCATTAATGGCCCAAACGCCCTTCATCGCCGCTGCGGTTCTTGCCGGAATTGCCTTCCTTCCCTGGCTACCTATCTACAAGAACATCTACGCTGTCCTCTCGGGCATCATCGGCAGCTCACGCCCCCCCCTGTGGGAAACGCTGTCTGTCACTTTCAGAGAGTTTAGCTCCTATTACTGTGAAAATCTTGGGTATCCCGAGATGACGGTTCCCTTCCTGGCGCTTGCCTTGGTCGGAATATGGATGGCGCTCAGAACCCGTGCGTGCCCTGCGGCCATTTTGCTCGCCTGGATGGTGATAACCATGGTCTTTGTGCTCGGTTTCAATCGACAGGGCCTCCATGTCCGCACCCGTCACTTGATCGCAGTGTTGCCCGTGTTCATCTTGTTCGTAGCGCATCCTGTAGGCAGTCTGTTCGGGCGATCGCGTCGCCCTAGGCTAGGCGTCACGGCCGCTTTGGCTGTGGTTATAGCTCTCAACGTTTTCAACTTCCGGGCACTTCCCTTTTTTTACCGTCGGGAGGACGACCGTCTGAAAGATCTCTGTTACACCATGGCCACTTTCAAAAGGGACACGGATCGTCAATTCTTTTGGGGGAGCGATTCCAAGTGGTTCCCCGACGTGAATGAAATCGTGCAAAACTGGTATCTCCCTGGTGTCTTCAAGCGTCCTGACCAGGATTTCTCCCGAGAGTACATGCGCGCCTGGGTGGTCTCGGCTCCCAGTGCGCGTCAGGATTTAGATGCCATGGGAAGTGTCATCGTCCTTGGCAGGCGAGGGTATGCCGAGTATTCACTTGCAGGTATCGTCAATACTTCCCCCCTGGTCTTAGGATTCGACCAAAATGGGCGTTTTCTCCACAGGGAGACATTCGCGAGTCCCTTGTCCTTCGGGTTGTTGCACGATCTGAATAACATCGTGTTGGACAAGGGGCGAGCCATCCTTCGCGACTTAACCGGTCCTGGGCAGGCTACCTGGGCTTTTACTCTTCAAGAGGGAGCTTCCGTCGCGTCCGTACGGGTGGATTTCACAGCGATCTTCCTGGCCGACGTTTCCGGTGTCCCGGATAGTTCAGTGACTGTTTCCGCAGCCGGACCGGATGGCGATTTCACATCCCTGGCCAAATTTCCCTTTAGGGAGTTGGCCGCATCTCAAAACTTCGACGGTAAGCAGCTCGTACTTACCAGCGGGGTGGATGTCCCTCGGGCTCTTTGTCGCGAAGGCCTCCGCCTCCGGCTTGAAATGGACCCCGGGCAGGACCTGGGCACCATTTCAGTCACATCCGTGACCATCTCCGCCACCGGCCAAGCCTGTACAAGCGCAAGAAAATCACAGGCGCGCACGCAACTGGAGCATGCGATGAGTAATACCCTCGTTGCCCCGGCCCTGGCGTCAGCAAACTCTTATGAGGCATCATCTCCCGCTTCGGCAAACGTACTGCCCGGTTTTGTAAATGCCGGAAGGCCAGTGAAGGACTCCATCCCCATGGGCAAACCGCTCCGCGTCTTCACAACGCTTGAGTGCGACCCGTTCGATCCGACCCGTATTGGCGGATCGGCGGCTTTGGCCGCATTCCGCGAAGGGCATCCGGGGCTCAACCCCGTGCTTACTCTGGAAGATGGTGATGTCAGGTATTTCCTGTACGACCCAGCACTTGCTGTTCCTGCCTTGCCTGTTCCCGGCCGGTATGTCCTGGACGCATCAACAAGTACCAGTCTTACTCGCTCTGTGTCAGCTTGGGGACTGATGCCAGGTGCGGCAGTGAGTCTGGATGGGAATGTTCTTCCGCTGGCCTCGGCAGGTAAAGAACCTGCCTATGTGGAATTGGATGGGTCCGGCTTGGGGAGGCTGGTGTTGACGCCCATCTTCGCCAAGGGCGGGCCAGTCGCGCCGGGCGTGGCGGAGGCGGTGGGTGTCAAACAGAAAACCGACGAGGACTGCCTGACTTGCGTGGATGCCAAGCCATGCCATTTGATCTACAAATTGAGTGCCCCAGGCGGTTTCACTTCGCTTACGCTTCGGGCTTACCCGCGGGTCTTCGGCGACTGGAGGCTCAAAAATGGCTGGCAGGCCTCAATCTCCACCGATGGTCGAGTTTTTAAACGCCTGGACTCGCTGACGTCAAATGCCTCTGGCCGGTGGGACGGCTGGCGTGTGCCGCGCACCTCCGGAAAAAAATGGGCTTTACCTCCGCACGATATTTACCTACGTTTCGATCTTTCCGGTGACGGGGTGCAGCTGTGGTCCTCGACAGATTTCCCTATACTCATCCAAGCCGATTGCATGCCCGGGGGAGTTGTCCTGCCATCACCTAGTTCCACATTGGATGCCCTCGGA